A genomic window from Leptolyngbya sp. BL0902 includes:
- a CDS encoding cyclic nucleotide-binding domain-containing protein, with protein MSSSLTALIQGLLAASSLLVGAVLGIGWQPGRSFTAAVMAFGSGTLISAIAFDITLPVFQSSGFWPLVVGFALGGTLFTVLVNYIDNQGGFIRHPSSSRRFLYHHRQEEASEVLDRIEHIEVLHSLSPSEMQAIIPLLKPLSVEPGTVLCREGAPGNAMFLIVEGDAEIYKDSKLMAELGAGEMFGEMALLTGEDRSATVIAKTPMDLYELGKGDFDTMITHSPQMASGLSRILARRLRETTQSTARFKPADDDHWRQRVLDSVEVDIPLSEHQFQELAQSSAPLAILVGTLIDNIPEALVIGFNAGVGHAGSSFLLAVFISNIPEAMSSSLGMKQAGTSSRRILGLWGGAVLLSGLMALLGSLMVGFTTPWVVDVAQATAGGAILAMVASTMMPEAYEMGGGSVTFSTIAGFLISFWVASPAFR; from the coding sequence ATGAGCTCTTCCTTAACCGCCCTGATCCAAGGGTTACTTGCTGCCTCCAGCCTCTTGGTGGGGGCCGTCCTTGGCATTGGCTGGCAACCAGGACGATCCTTCACAGCGGCAGTGATGGCCTTCGGCAGTGGCACCCTCATTTCCGCCATTGCCTTTGATATTACGCTGCCCGTCTTCCAAAGCAGCGGTTTTTGGCCCCTGGTGGTGGGCTTTGCCCTAGGCGGCACCCTGTTTACGGTTCTGGTCAACTACATCGACAACCAGGGTGGGTTTATCCGCCACCCCTCCTCCTCCCGGCGTTTTCTCTACCACCATCGCCAGGAAGAAGCCTCGGAAGTGCTGGATCGCATTGAGCACATCGAAGTCTTACACAGCCTGTCGCCTTCGGAAATGCAGGCCATTATTCCCTTGCTCAAACCGCTCTCCGTAGAGCCGGGGACGGTGCTCTGCCGGGAGGGGGCACCGGGCAACGCCATGTTCTTAATTGTGGAAGGCGACGCCGAAATTTATAAAGACTCCAAACTGATGGCCGAACTAGGGGCCGGGGAAATGTTTGGGGAAATGGCCCTACTCACCGGGGAAGATCGCTCCGCCACCGTCATTGCTAAAACCCCCATGGATCTCTACGAACTGGGTAAGGGCGACTTTGACACCATGATTACCCATTCGCCCCAAATGGCTAGCGGGCTCAGCCGCATTTTGGCCCGTCGCCTGCGGGAAACCACCCAGTCCACCGCTCGCTTCAAGCCCGCCGATGATGACCACTGGCGGCAGCGCGTTCTAGACAGCGTAGAAGTTGATATTCCGCTGTCCGAACATCAATTTCAGGAGCTTGCCCAAAGCTCTGCCCCCCTGGCTATTCTGGTGGGCACCCTCATCGACAATATTCCCGAAGCCCTGGTCATTGGGTTCAATGCCGGGGTGGGCCACGCCGGATCATCCTTCTTGCTGGCAGTGTTTATCTCCAACATTCCCGAAGCCATGTCCAGTTCCCTGGGGATGAAGCAGGCCGGAACCTCCTCCCGACGCATCCTTGGGCTATGGGGCGGAGCCGTTCTCTTGAGTGGTCTCATGGCCCTTTTGGGTAGCCTGATGGTCGGGTTTACAACTCCCTGGGTGGTGGATGTGGCCCAGGCCACCGCTGGCGGTGCTATCCTCGCCATGGTGGCCAGCACCATGATGCCCGAAGCCTACGAAATGGGCGGCGGCTCCGTGACGTTCTCCACCATTGCTGGATTTTTGATTAGCTTTTGGGTGGCCTCTCCAGCCTTTCGTTAA
- a CDS encoding COP23 domain-containing protein, translating into MAVLTHPWSKRLTVGASLAFVTLATGLSLSSLAQTTDPAPEPTAEGETPTPETTSASSFACQMYQGRPTVMYAPSSQPGQMYPWAVPQDMGTAWPAQRRCEAISARLESYRPDGLLTLDTGMENGYNTVCVTTEATPGCRIVFTVPPGQDPTLTRDQVFGNLASADQGRTTEGVTTFADGNNSSILGQIGNILGVPSGSTGTRVSGGAINLQPFLAPSDGGTGARLTGTSTAPQPTGGRTLNPDNFR; encoded by the coding sequence ATGGCCGTCCTCACACACCCTTGGTCTAAACGTCTCACGGTTGGCGCTAGCCTAGCCTTCGTCACCCTAGCCACGGGCCTCAGCCTGAGCTCGTTGGCGCAGACCACAGATCCTGCCCCTGAACCCACCGCAGAAGGCGAAACACCCACCCCCGAAACCACGTCGGCCTCCTCCTTTGCCTGCCAAATGTACCAGGGCCGTCCCACGGTGATGTATGCCCCCAGCAGCCAGCCCGGACAAATGTATCCCTGGGCTGTTCCCCAGGATATGGGCACCGCATGGCCTGCCCAGCGCCGCTGTGAGGCCATCAGCGCCCGTCTAGAGTCCTACCGCCCCGATGGCCTGCTTACCCTAGATACAGGCATGGAAAATGGCTACAACACAGTCTGTGTCACCACTGAGGCCACACCCGGTTGCCGCATTGTCTTCACCGTGCCGCCCGGTCAAGACCCCACCCTCACCCGCGATCAGGTGTTTGGCAATCTCGCTAGCGCCGACCAGGGTCGTACAACCGAAGGGGTCACGACCTTTGCCGATGGAAACAACTCCAGTATTTTGGGTCAGATTGGCAACATTCTGGGGGTACCGTCGGGAAGCACCGGAACCCGTGTGAGTGGTGGGGCCATTAATCTCCAGCCGTTCCTGGCTCCCTCCGATGGGGGCACGGGGGCACGGTTAACGGGTACCTCCACGGCCCCTCAACCTACGGGCGGGCGCACCCTCAACCCCGATAACTTCCGCTAG
- a CDS encoding AAA-like domain-containing protein, which translates to METIYQVGGSLAADASVYVVRQADRELYEALDRGEFCYVFNARQMGKSSLRVRMQRRLEHQGHRCIYLDMTQLGSEQVTHDQWYRGVMLELVARLQMLSTIDLKAHWQDWADQPPVQQLRLLMDDLLAHLPNTRLFILLDEVDSVLGLDFPVNDFFAFIRACHEQRPTQPAYHRVTWVLFGVATPSDLIQDPQRTPFNIGRSIDMEDFSLDEAEPLMVGFQHQVDHPTALLKAIFDWTGGQPFLTQKLCRLVAQLSHSAAREDLSLPPGTEATWVETLVQEYVLGNWESQDIPEHLRTIRNRLLYNEQRAPRLLSLYQRVISPGTSVPVDGSPEQTELLLSGLVTKRQGQLVAKNRIYQAVFSLDWIQTQLDHLRPYSQALNAWAASGGDSAWLLRGQALQEMLRWSQSQSLSDLDYRFLAASQDLDRQETISAMETARLQEMEGRLAAEYQRNQEQQRSLQRQRGLLAGMGLAMVTAISLGLVAWGQYRQASLNEAQSIIRTAEALFASNQDFDALIEAIRGQRRLERWHRVPPALKEQARAILERVILTIHQINRLDGHQATVLAVDFSPDGTRLASAGVDRVIHLWGRDGSRINTLAGHQSTIRALRFSPDGQWLASSGEDGSVNLWSRDGDLLQTLTTEISGIWGMAFSPDSQTILVAGSANHVDRWRVDGTPLEAIDTGGVPSRVRSLAHSPVEDAIALGGNDGSITLWTAQGECLLTLQHGQEPVQGLAFSPDGNLIVSGSINKSIRIWSRGGQLLKEIRHHEASVEDFAFSPDGQTFASASSDKTLALWSREGHLLQTYQGHRTIVWGVAFSPDGQIIASAGADNTVRIWQPRNTFQTSLKSLPAGHYLKALYADNGQTLMAALTGAGIVRISATALTYDILDSQQVTTTNLALYPAGTELLSAGENGTLKVWARTGQLQQSISQPGGPILGVAWHPQGQEIVATTTNGILRRWSIQGNLLQTWNAHTAPAWDVAYHPQATQIASAGNDGLVKVWQPDGTLLHTLRHEFAAWRVAYSPDGSLIISGSGDNTAKLWRSEDGSLVATLDGHEAAVWGVAFSPQGNLVATSSVDETVRLWDLEGRALTTLKGHTSGVRAVAFRPDGQVLTSISDDGSLVHWNLDEILTLDPLTVACAWVNDYLRTNPQVPQADRDLCP; encoded by the coding sequence TTGGAAACCATTTACCAAGTTGGAGGCAGTCTCGCCGCCGATGCCTCGGTCTATGTGGTGCGGCAGGCGGATCGGGAACTGTACGAAGCCCTAGATCGGGGTGAGTTTTGCTACGTCTTCAACGCCCGCCAGATGGGGAAATCTAGCCTGCGGGTGCGGATGCAGCGGCGGCTAGAGCACCAGGGTCATCGCTGCATCTATTTGGATATGACCCAACTGGGCAGCGAGCAAGTGACCCACGACCAATGGTATCGGGGGGTGATGCTGGAGCTGGTAGCTAGGCTGCAAATGCTGAGCACCATTGACCTCAAGGCCCACTGGCAAGATTGGGCCGATCAGCCCCCAGTCCAGCAGTTGCGGCTGCTGATGGATGACCTTTTGGCCCACCTCCCCAATACCCGGCTGTTTATCCTGCTGGATGAGGTAGACAGCGTGCTGGGGCTGGATTTTCCAGTCAATGACTTTTTTGCTTTCATTCGGGCTTGTCACGAGCAACGACCGACCCAGCCCGCCTACCACCGCGTGACCTGGGTGCTGTTTGGGGTAGCCACTCCGTCGGATTTGATTCAAGACCCCCAGCGCACTCCCTTCAACATTGGCCGCTCCATTGACATGGAGGATTTCAGCCTGGATGAGGCTGAGCCGCTGATGGTGGGCTTTCAGCACCAAGTGGATCACCCCACGGCCCTCCTCAAAGCCATCTTCGACTGGACGGGGGGCCAGCCCTTCCTGACGCAAAAACTCTGTCGGTTGGTGGCCCAACTGAGTCATTCTGCCGCCAGGGAGGATCTCAGCCTGCCGCCAGGAACGGAAGCTACCTGGGTAGAAACCCTGGTGCAGGAATATGTGCTGGGCAACTGGGAAAGCCAGGACATTCCCGAACACCTGCGGACGATTCGCAACCGTCTGCTGTACAACGAACAGCGTGCGCCCCGGTTGCTGAGCCTCTATCAACGGGTGATTAGCCCAGGGACTTCGGTACCCGTGGACGGTAGCCCGGAGCAAACGGAACTGCTGCTGTCGGGCCTGGTGACGAAGCGCCAGGGTCAATTGGTAGCCAAGAACCGGATTTATCAAGCCGTCTTTTCCTTAGATTGGATTCAGACTCAACTGGATCACCTGCGGCCCTATTCCCAAGCCCTAAATGCCTGGGCGGCCTCTGGGGGAGATAGCGCCTGGTTGCTGCGGGGGCAGGCGCTTCAGGAAATGTTGCGGTGGTCGCAAAGCCAAAGCCTCAGCGATTTGGACTATCGCTTTTTGGCGGCTAGCCAGGATCTCGACCGCCAGGAAACCATCTCCGCCATGGAAACCGCCCGCCTACAGGAGATGGAGGGACGGCTGGCGGCAGAGTATCAGCGCAACCAAGAGCAGCAGCGCAGTTTGCAACGGCAGCGGGGGCTGCTGGCGGGCATGGGGTTGGCTATGGTGACGGCTATTAGTCTGGGGCTGGTGGCCTGGGGTCAGTATCGACAGGCATCCCTCAACGAAGCCCAGTCCATCATTCGGACGGCGGAGGCTCTGTTTGCCTCCAACCAGGACTTTGATGCCCTGATTGAAGCAATTCGGGGTCAGCGACGGCTCGAACGCTGGCATCGGGTGCCCCCGGCCTTGAAGGAACAGGCCAGGGCTATCCTAGAACGAGTGATCCTCACCATTCACCAGATCAACCGTCTCGATGGTCATCAAGCCACCGTTCTGGCGGTAGACTTCAGCCCCGATGGCACTCGTCTGGCTTCGGCGGGGGTAGATCGGGTCATTCATCTGTGGGGCCGAGATGGTTCCCGGATCAACACCCTCGCGGGGCACCAGTCCACCATTCGCGCCCTGCGCTTCAGCCCCGATGGCCAGTGGTTGGCCTCCTCCGGCGAAGATGGATCGGTCAACCTGTGGAGCCGTGATGGGGATCTACTCCAAACCTTGACCACGGAGATTTCGGGAATTTGGGGGATGGCCTTTAGCCCCGATAGTCAAACGATCTTGGTTGCAGGATCCGCTAATCATGTGGATCGATGGCGAGTGGATGGGACACCGTTGGAGGCCATTGATACGGGGGGAGTACCATCGAGGGTGCGCTCCTTAGCCCATAGCCCGGTGGAGGACGCGATTGCCCTAGGGGGAAATGACGGCAGTATTACCCTATGGACGGCCCAGGGGGAATGTCTTCTCACCTTGCAGCATGGCCAAGAACCTGTTCAAGGACTGGCCTTTAGCCCCGATGGCAATCTGATTGTTAGCGGTAGCATCAATAAAAGTATTCGCATCTGGAGCCGTGGGGGCCAACTGCTGAAGGAAATTCGGCACCATGAAGCCTCTGTGGAAGACTTTGCCTTTAGCCCTGACGGCCAAACCTTCGCCTCTGCCAGTAGCGATAAAACCCTTGCGCTTTGGAGCCGCGAAGGCCATCTTCTGCAAACCTACCAAGGCCATCGCACCATTGTCTGGGGGGTGGCCTTCAGTCCCGATGGTCAGATCATTGCCTCGGCGGGGGCCGACAACACGGTGCGGATTTGGCAGCCCCGCAATACCTTCCAGACCAGTCTCAAGTCATTACCTGCGGGCCACTACCTTAAAGCGTTGTATGCCGACAATGGCCAAACGCTGATGGCAGCCCTGACTGGGGCAGGCATCGTACGCATATCCGCCACCGCCTTAACCTATGACATTCTGGACAGCCAGCAGGTGACCACCACCAACCTGGCCCTCTATCCCGCAGGAACTGAACTGCTTTCCGCTGGAGAAAATGGCACTCTCAAGGTTTGGGCTCGAACTGGACAACTTCAGCAATCGATTTCCCAGCCCGGTGGCCCCATCCTAGGGGTGGCGTGGCATCCCCAGGGGCAGGAGATCGTGGCTACCACCACCAACGGCATCCTGCGGCGATGGAGTATCCAGGGCAATTTGCTCCAAACCTGGAACGCCCATACGGCCCCCGCCTGGGATGTGGCCTACCATCCCCAAGCCACGCAGATCGCCTCGGCGGGGAATGATGGCCTAGTAAAAGTGTGGCAACCGGATGGAACCCTGCTCCACACCCTCCGTCACGAGTTCGCCGCTTGGCGAGTCGCCTATAGCCCTGATGGATCGCTGATTATTTCCGGCAGCGGCGACAACACGGCCAAGCTTTGGCGCAGTGAAGATGGATCCCTGGTAGCCACGCTCGATGGCCACGAGGCAGCGGTGTGGGGGGTGGCCTTTAGTCCTCAGGGGAATCTAGTGGCCACCAGTAGTGTAGATGAAACGGTGCGACTCTGGGATTTGGAAGGTCGTGCCCTAACCACCCTCAAGGGGCATACCTCTGGAGTGCGGGCAGTGGCCTTTCGCCCCGATGGCCAGGTGCTCACCTCCATCAGCGACGATGGTAGCCTGGTGCATTGGAACCTCGATGAAATTCTGACCCTAGATCCCCTCACCGTCGCCTGTGCCTGGGTGAACGATTATTTACGCACCAACCCCCAGGTGCCCCAGGCCGACCGCGATCTCTGCCCCTAG
- a CDS encoding NAD(P)H-quinone oxidoreductase subunit H has protein sequence MSIIETKTEPMVINMGPHHPSMHGVLRLIVTLDGEDVIDCEPVIGYLHRGMEKIAESRTNVMFVPYVSRWDYAAGMFNEAITVNAPERLANIEVPKRASYIRVIMLELNRIANHLLWLGPFLADVGAQTPFFYIFREREMIYDLWEAATGMRLINNNYFRIGGVAADLPYGWIDKCLDFCDYFLPKVDEYEKLITNNPIFRRRIEGIGTITRDEAIAWGLSGPMLRGSGVKWDLRKVDHYECYDELDWDIHYETAGDCMARYQVRIREMRESVKIIRQACKQIPGGPFENLEAKRMAEGPKSEWNGFDYQFIGKKIAPTFKIPAGEHYVRLESGKGELGVFIMGDDNVFPWRFKIRAADFNNLQILPHLLKGVKVADIMAILGSIDIIMGSVDR, from the coding sequence ATGTCAATTATTGAAACTAAGACCGAACCCATGGTGATCAACATGGGGCCGCACCATCCTTCCATGCACGGGGTGCTGCGCCTGATTGTCACCCTGGATGGCGAAGATGTGATCGACTGCGAACCTGTCATCGGCTACCTGCACCGAGGCATGGAGAAAATCGCCGAAAGCCGCACGAACGTGATGTTTGTGCCCTACGTGTCTCGCTGGGACTATGCGGCGGGGATGTTTAACGAAGCCATTACCGTCAACGCCCCGGAACGGCTGGCCAACATCGAAGTGCCCAAGCGGGCCAGCTACATCCGCGTGATCATGCTGGAGCTAAACCGCATTGCTAACCACCTGCTCTGGCTTGGCCCCTTCTTGGCGGATGTGGGTGCCCAAACCCCCTTCTTCTACATCTTCCGCGAACGGGAGATGATCTACGACCTGTGGGAAGCGGCCACGGGGATGCGCCTGATCAACAACAACTATTTTCGTATCGGTGGGGTCGCTGCCGATCTGCCCTACGGCTGGATCGACAAGTGCCTAGACTTTTGCGACTACTTTTTGCCCAAGGTAGACGAGTACGAAAAGCTGATCACCAACAACCCCATCTTCCGCCGCCGCATCGAGGGCATCGGCACCATCACGCGGGATGAAGCCATTGCCTGGGGGCTGTCTGGCCCCATGCTGCGCGGTTCCGGCGTCAAGTGGGATCTGCGCAAGGTAGACCACTACGAATGCTACGACGAACTGGATTGGGATATCCACTACGAAACTGCTGGCGACTGCATGGCCCGCTACCAGGTGCGGATTCGGGAAATGCGCGAATCGGTGAAAATCATTCGCCAAGCCTGCAAGCAAATCCCCGGTGGCCCCTTCGAGAACCTCGAAGCCAAGCGCATGGCTGAAGGCCCCAAGTCGGAATGGAACGGCTTTGATTACCAGTTCATCGGCAAGAAAATTGCCCCCACCTTCAAAATCCCCGCTGGGGAACACTACGTCCGCCTAGAAAGCGGCAAGGGCGAACTGGGCGTGTTCATCATGGGTGACGACAACGTTTTCCCCTGGCGGTTCAAAATCCGCGCCGCCGACTTCAACAACCTGCAAATTCTGCCCCACCTGCTGAAGGGCGTCAAAGTCGCCGACATCATGGCTATCCTCGGCAGCATCGACATCATCATGGGGTCGGTGGATCGGTAG